In one Pseudomonas sp. SG20056 genomic region, the following are encoded:
- a CDS encoding DUF637 domain-containing protein has protein sequence MDVRTPFFQNIACVLIGVLFLNPIVSTAAELALDAQAGSNAAVTQAANGVSMVNIATPNGSGLSHNKFTDFNVNQQGLILNNSAQAVVQTQLGGYVMGNPNLTGGAANVILNEVNGGSPSQLRGYTEVAGKSAAVIVANPHGISCDGCGFINTPRVTLSTGKPVVEGGRLDRFDVEGGQISIEGDGLNARNVSQFDLITRSAQINAELHANQLNVITGRNDVDAANLSATAKADDGSAKPQLAIDSSALGGMYAGAIRLVGTEAGVGVKLAGDMAASAGDIQIDANGQLSMARTAASRDLQLKAENIELNADTFAGRNAVVDASGQTLVKESLAATQQLTVNGGELLNQGVVEAGVRADGSLNNTATLSLQTSTVKNHGSITSHGSLNSDVQTLDNRTGKLLSAGDATLNAQTLDNQGGRIVAQKNLDLSGNQLNNQGGEVLAQQAIKVTAANLDNQDGTVAGDALDLQLSANLNNQNGLVESASDLQLAVNTLSNNGGKLRALGGEGESRFVLGGLLNNDAGLVEVGSGAFALSSVGLSNLGGTVRHTGNQGFNLDLGDIGLAGGSFSTAGELTLQADAWSNSSQLQAERLTLAIGEFTQTASGKLLSRQSIVATGDNWINHGSIETDGELELDLAGSYSGNGSLLSQGDLIFTAASASMGAAAKVRSGGRADFSLGSSFENRGVISAAEALLLSASSLNNFGTLGAGAALLVQANSMRNEGGLLFSGSQMQLRGDSLVNQRGDLYSVGNFSFAALAPSDQAARFSNVSGTLESEADVSIQAKLIENIRESLDIVTRKVAVQFYDRDCTDCSGDKENVRYRLREIERTEGLNVSPQSSLLAGGNLLLSSDDLANHSSLISANGNVQIDTTRFDNKGAQTGEYLITRRATSEREKSTGFIVDAVNDFNAQNWPNASANVNAQLNHILSKYLPSHTGPSVTFTPDAVQAYAAIIQAGGDVQINAPEQLNSGVIRPSFSYVAGGSRDPGTSAPGTSIATVVTLNTQLPPDLAQQAVDPLALPGFNLPQGQNGLFQINTQVGHRYLIETNPVFASLKNFLNSDYMLGNLGYDPQTAQKRLGDGFYEQRLIREAVVARTGQRYLAGLDSDEAQFRYLMDNAIASKEALNLSLGVSLTAEQVAALTHDLVWMEEREVAGQKVLVPVLYLAQAEGRLAPNGALIQGRDVALISGGNLTNQGALRASNNLSVTASTISNSGLMQASERLSLLATDSIRNAQGGIIAGKDVTAIALTGDIVNERTVTRHESGKRGYQHQQDFVDSAARIEASGELSLSAGRDIQNIGSALKSGGDMQLDAGRDLVIASAQEHDLTTRKDRKGNSRREQITQYGSEVEAGGNIELSAERDLAVIASRVSAGEDLVAAAGGDVLIAAAANEDHDESHRKSGGKKVDKVESHVSQQAAELTAGGNLKVLAGNDLTAVASKLKAGDEAYLYAGNQLSLLAAQNSDYSLYDMSKKGGWGSKATQRDEVTTIRNVGTSITAGGDLTLVSEGDQLYQRARLESGNDLTLDSGGSITFEAVKDLDQESHEKSKNSWAWTSAEGKGTTDETLLQSQLIAKGELVIQAVDGLNIDIKQVNKQSIDQTINAMVAADPELAWLTEMEQRGDVDWRQVKEVHDSFKYSHSGLGGAAMIIIAIIVTYLTAGAASGAIGSMAGAGAGSGSAMAAAGSSAMVSAGTAVGTASAGWANVALTAVATSAASNAAISTINNRGNLGAVVKDVTSSDNLKGYATSAITAGVTAGVLDSAFGVTGDNVNKVTKGFDLSKPSELAKFGTYLGAQGAVHAVTQTAVQGGSLGDNLQSALTGQVQHLLQAGVFNAVGDFAGGRWVEGVDWADGSPEKIALHAVVGGLLSEATGGDFKTGALTAGANELLIEQLSGVIKGDKGLELVVSQIIGVAAATATGGDPAKAAELAKNATAYNRQLHPDEVKLIRKQADDLAKEAGISPAEAERRLAEAMAFYVDKDWQEKISSSGVVFDEATLKHLGMALAPLATRYAPQDRGDVPVQVEGKTYSATETLKLLQNYQLHHADFYLSLVNAEYLLTADREGWEQKEFYERNLNYRQWNGLADLSGALEGTGAAVGNAVQNTYELGRDVVTSPISTSERIVLGLLQSAANPQEVWTAFSQAKADAEAQSYLYRLQGNPEAAARVEMTWSTEFALSFAATSRAGQIGKVDTGPKPVETTKPDTFPKPENWKPSPPEKVSSIEELFGQTLESIKLSHLPNWKTGSLKNDGELGEQLALQTLNEKTGLNFKPLQNGSNHGCDGCAVAINGDTITVVVMDAKSSVNGVGGAKAPLGDPGTRLEGWLRNKSIADSDPALRDALQAALDSGKAKVQGVTVKVGVPAPGKTGVAEFKVEPWVKK, from the coding sequence ATGGACGTTCGCACGCCATTTTTCCAAAACATTGCCTGTGTCCTGATCGGGGTACTGTTCCTTAACCCGATTGTTTCTACGGCGGCCGAACTGGCGCTGGATGCCCAGGCCGGCAGCAATGCTGCGGTAACCCAGGCCGCCAATGGCGTGTCCATGGTCAATATCGCCACACCCAATGGCAGTGGCCTGTCGCACAACAAATTCACCGACTTCAACGTCAATCAGCAGGGCCTGATTCTCAACAACAGCGCCCAGGCAGTGGTGCAGACGCAGTTGGGCGGTTATGTAATGGGTAACCCCAACCTCACGGGCGGGGCGGCGAACGTCATCCTCAATGAGGTCAACGGCGGCAGCCCCAGTCAGCTCAGGGGCTACACCGAAGTGGCCGGCAAGTCCGCTGCGGTCATCGTTGCCAACCCGCATGGCATCAGCTGCGATGGCTGCGGCTTTATCAATACCCCGCGCGTGACCCTTAGCACCGGCAAACCAGTGGTAGAAGGCGGGCGTCTGGATCGCTTTGATGTCGAGGGCGGGCAGATCAGCATCGAAGGCGATGGCCTCAATGCGCGCAATGTCAGCCAGTTTGACCTGATCACCCGCAGTGCGCAGATCAACGCCGAGCTGCATGCCAACCAACTGAATGTGATTACCGGGCGTAACGATGTTGACGCCGCCAACCTCAGTGCCACCGCCAAAGCCGATGATGGCAGCGCCAAACCGCAACTGGCCATCGACAGCTCAGCGCTGGGGGGCATGTACGCCGGGGCTATTCGCCTGGTCGGTACCGAAGCCGGTGTAGGCGTAAAACTGGCCGGTGATATGGCCGCCAGTGCCGGCGATATTCAGATCGACGCCAATGGTCAGCTGAGCATGGCGCGCACTGCTGCTAGCCGTGACTTGCAGCTCAAGGCCGAGAATATCGAACTGAATGCGGACACCTTCGCTGGGCGCAATGCCGTTGTAGACGCCAGTGGCCAGACGCTGGTCAAAGAAAGCCTGGCAGCCACCCAGCAGCTAACCGTTAACGGTGGCGAACTGCTCAACCAGGGCGTGGTAGAGGCGGGCGTACGTGCCGATGGCAGCCTGAACAACACGGCCACCCTTAGCCTGCAAACCAGCACGGTGAAAAACCACGGCTCCATCACCTCCCACGGCAGCCTGAACAGTGATGTGCAGACCCTGGATAACCGCACCGGCAAGCTGCTCAGCGCCGGTGACGCAACGCTCAACGCGCAGACACTGGACAACCAGGGCGGGCGTATCGTTGCGCAGAAAAACCTCGACCTGAGCGGTAACCAGCTGAACAATCAGGGCGGTGAAGTCCTGGCCCAGCAAGCGATCAAGGTCACGGCGGCCAACCTGGATAACCAGGACGGCACCGTGGCCGGTGATGCGCTTGACCTACAACTCAGCGCGAACCTGAATAACCAGAATGGGCTGGTTGAATCCGCCAGCGATCTGCAACTGGCGGTCAATACCCTGAGCAACAACGGCGGCAAACTGCGCGCCCTGGGTGGCGAGGGCGAAAGCCGGTTTGTTCTGGGTGGCCTGCTCAATAACGATGCCGGCCTGGTTGAGGTTGGCAGTGGTGCATTTGCCCTGAGCAGCGTGGGCTTGAGCAACCTCGGCGGTACTGTGCGCCACACTGGCAATCAGGGCTTTAACCTTGATCTGGGTGACATCGGCCTCGCTGGTGGTAGTTTCAGCACGGCAGGCGAATTGACCCTGCAGGCCGATGCCTGGAGCAACAGCAGCCAGTTGCAGGCCGAGCGCTTAACCTTGGCTATTGGCGAGTTCACTCAGACTGCCAGCGGTAAATTGTTGTCCCGCCAGAGCATCGTGGCGACGGGAGATAACTGGATCAACCACGGCAGTATCGAGACCGACGGCGAGCTTGAACTTGATCTGGCTGGTAGCTACAGCGGTAACGGTTCTCTGTTGAGCCAAGGAGACCTGATTTTCACTGCCGCTAGTGCCAGCATGGGCGCTGCAGCCAAAGTACGCAGTGGTGGCCGGGCGGATTTCAGTCTGGGTTCGAGCTTCGAAAACCGTGGAGTGATCAGTGCGGCAGAGGCGCTGCTGCTGAGTGCAAGCAGCCTCAATAACTTCGGCACATTGGGGGCAGGCGCAGCATTGCTGGTGCAAGCCAACAGCATGCGCAATGAAGGTGGTCTGCTGTTCAGTGGTAGCCAGATGCAGCTACGTGGCGATAGCTTGGTTAATCAGCGCGGTGACCTGTACAGCGTCGGTAACTTCAGTTTTGCTGCCCTTGCACCGAGCGATCAAGCCGCGCGTTTCAGCAACGTATCCGGCACGCTGGAAAGCGAAGCTGATGTCAGCATCCAAGCCAAGTTGATCGAAAACATCCGCGAAAGCCTGGATATCGTCACCCGCAAGGTAGCTGTGCAATTTTATGATCGCGACTGTACCGATTGCAGCGGCGACAAGGAAAACGTGCGTTATCGCCTCCGGGAAATCGAGCGCACCGAAGGGCTCAATGTCAGCCCACAAAGCAGCCTACTTGCGGGCGGCAATCTGCTGCTAAGCAGTGATGACCTGGCCAACCACTCCAGCCTGATTTCAGCCAATGGCAATGTACAGATCGACACCACGCGCTTCGATAACAAGGGCGCGCAGACTGGCGAATACCTGATCACTCGTCGGGCTACTAGTGAGCGTGAGAAGTCGACAGGTTTTATCGTCGATGCCGTCAATGACTTCAATGCGCAGAATTGGCCAAACGCCAGTGCCAACGTTAATGCGCAACTCAACCATATTCTCAGTAAGTATCTGCCCAGCCATACAGGTCCAAGCGTCACGTTTACCCCCGATGCTGTACAGGCCTATGCCGCCATCATTCAGGCCGGTGGTGATGTCCAGATCAACGCCCCTGAGCAGCTAAACAGTGGCGTCATTCGCCCCTCATTTAGCTATGTCGCGGGCGGTAGCCGTGACCCAGGCACCAGTGCGCCTGGTACCTCGATCGCTACCGTCGTTACCCTCAATACGCAGCTGCCGCCTGATCTTGCTCAGCAGGCCGTTGACCCTTTGGCTTTGCCGGGCTTTAACCTGCCGCAAGGGCAGAATGGTCTGTTCCAGATCAACACTCAGGTGGGCCATCGCTACCTGATCGAGACCAACCCAGTCTTCGCCAGCCTGAAGAATTTTCTCAATTCCGATTACATGCTGGGCAACCTGGGCTACGACCCGCAGACCGCCCAGAAGCGTCTGGGTGATGGCTTTTACGAGCAGCGCCTGATTCGTGAAGCCGTGGTTGCTCGTACCGGTCAGCGCTACCTGGCCGGCCTGGACAGTGACGAGGCGCAGTTCCGTTACCTGATGGACAATGCCATCGCCAGTAAAGAGGCCCTTAATCTCAGCCTGGGCGTTAGCCTGACTGCCGAGCAAGTGGCGGCACTGACCCACGATCTGGTGTGGATGGAAGAGCGCGAAGTGGCCGGGCAGAAAGTGCTGGTGCCGGTACTTTATCTGGCACAAGCCGAAGGCCGTTTGGCGCCCAATGGTGCCCTTATCCAAGGGCGCGATGTTGCGTTGATCTCCGGCGGCAACCTCACTAACCAGGGCGCCCTACGCGCCAGCAACAACCTCAGCGTCACGGCCAGCACTATCAGCAACAGCGGATTGATGCAGGCCAGCGAGCGCCTGTCGCTGCTGGCTACCGATAGCATTCGCAACGCCCAGGGTGGGATTATCGCGGGTAAGGATGTCACGGCGATTGCCCTGACTGGCGATATCGTCAACGAGCGTACCGTCACCCGTCACGAATCAGGCAAGCGCGGCTATCAGCACCAGCAGGACTTCGTTGACAGCGCCGCGCGTATCGAAGCCAGTGGCGAGCTGAGCCTGAGCGCCGGTCGCGATATCCAGAATATCGGCAGTGCGCTCAAGAGCGGTGGCGATATGCAGCTGGATGCCGGGCGTGATCTGGTGATTGCTTCGGCGCAGGAGCACGACCTGACCACCCGCAAAGACCGCAAAGGCAATAGCCGCCGCGAGCAGATCACCCAGTACGGCAGTGAAGTCGAAGCTGGAGGCAATATTGAGCTGAGTGCCGAGCGCGACCTGGCAGTGATCGCCAGCCGTGTAAGCGCTGGAGAAGACCTGGTCGCAGCCGCAGGCGGTGATGTACTGATTGCTGCGGCCGCCAATGAAGACCACGACGAGTCGCACCGCAAAAGCGGCGGCAAGAAGGTCGACAAGGTAGAAAGTCATGTTAGTCAGCAAGCCGCCGAGTTGACCGCAGGTGGCAATTTGAAGGTACTGGCGGGTAACGATCTGACGGCGGTGGCCAGCAAACTCAAAGCGGGTGACGAAGCCTACCTGTATGCCGGCAACCAGCTGTCACTGCTGGCCGCGCAAAACAGCGACTACTCGTTGTACGACATGAGCAAAAAAGGTGGCTGGGGTAGTAAGGCCACCCAGCGCGACGAAGTGACCACGATCCGCAATGTTGGCACCAGCATTACTGCGGGTGGTGATTTGACCCTGGTTAGCGAAGGCGACCAACTTTATCAGCGTGCCCGCCTGGAAAGCGGTAATGACCTGACCCTGGACAGCGGTGGCAGCATCACCTTTGAGGCGGTGAAGGATCTGGATCAGGAGAGTCATGAGAAGAGCAAAAACAGCTGGGCTTGGACGTCTGCCGAGGGTAAGGGCACGACCGATGAGACCTTGCTGCAAAGCCAGTTGATCGCGAAGGGGGAGCTCGTTATCCAGGCCGTTGATGGCTTGAATATCGATATCAAGCAGGTCAATAAACAGAGCATTGACCAGACTATTAATGCGATGGTTGCCGCTGATCCGGAGCTGGCTTGGTTGACGGAGATGGAGCAGCGCGGTGATGTGGACTGGCGCCAGGTGAAGGAGGTGCATGATTCCTTCAAGTACAGCCATTCGGGATTGGGCGGCGCGGCGATGATCATCATTGCGATCATCGTGACGTACCTGACGGCGGGGGCTGCAAGCGGCGCGATAGGTTCTATGGCGGGTGCCGGGGCAGGCAGTGGCTCGGCCATGGCGGCTGCCGGCTCTTCGGCTATGGTCAGTGCGGGTACTGCTGTAGGTACCGCCAGTGCTGGTTGGGCCAACGTCGCTTTAACCGCCGTTGCCACTTCGGCAGCCAGCAATGCGGCTATTAGCACCATCAACAACCGGGGTAACTTGGGTGCGGTGGTCAAGGATGTGACCTCCAGCGACAACCTCAAAGGCTACGCCACCTCGGCCATAACCGCAGGCGTTACCGCTGGCGTGCTGGACAGTGCCTTTGGCGTAACCGGCGACAACGTCAACAAGGTCACCAAGGGCTTCGACCTGAGCAAGCCCAGTGAACTGGCCAAATTTGGTACTTACCTTGGTGCACAGGGCGCGGTTCATGCGGTGACCCAGACCGCCGTTCAAGGCGGCAGCCTTGGCGATAACCTGCAAAGCGCGCTGACCGGCCAGGTGCAGCACCTACTGCAGGCTGGTGTTTTCAATGCGGTGGGTGATTTTGCCGGCGGCAGGTGGGTGGAAGGCGTCGACTGGGCGGACGGCAGCCCGGAAAAGATCGCCCTGCATGCTGTGGTGGGTGGGTTGCTCAGCGAAGCGACCGGTGGTGACTTCAAGACCGGCGCATTGACTGCTGGTGCCAACGAGTTGCTGATCGAACAACTGTCGGGTGTGATCAAGGGCGACAAAGGTCTGGAACTGGTAGTCTCGCAAATCATCGGTGTAGCGGCGGCCACGGCGACCGGTGGCGACCCGGCCAAGGCGGCGGAGCTGGCGAAGAATGCGACGGCGTATAACAGGCAGTTGCATCCAGATGAAGTCAAGCTGATCCGCAAACAGGCTGATGATCTGGCCAAAGAAGCCGGGATTAGCCCAGCCGAAGCAGAGCGCCGCCTTGCAGAAGCAATGGCCTTCTATGTGGATAAAGACTGGCAGGAAAAGATATCTTCCAGTGGAGTCGTCTTTGATGAGGCAACTCTGAAGCATCTGGGTATGGCGCTAGCACCGCTTGCCACTCGATACGCACCACAGGATCGAGGCGATGTGCCGGTCCAAGTGGAGGGTAAAACCTACAGTGCGACAGAAACGCTTAAGCTTTTGCAGAATTACCAGCTGCATCATGCGGATTTCTATTTGTCGCTGGTCAATGCGGAGTATCTGCTAACGGCTGATCGCGAAGGTTGGGAGCAGAAGGAGTTCTATGAGCGTAACCTTAACTATCGGCAATGGAACGGGCTCGCTGATCTATCTGGTGCGCTGGAAGGCACTGGTGCCGCAGTTGGCAATGCAGTGCAGAATACTTATGAGCTAGGCCGTGATGTTGTAACCAGTCCAATATCGACCAGTGAGCGAATTGTCTTGGGACTACTGCAAAGCGCTGCCAATCCTCAAGAAGTATGGACGGCATTCAGCCAGGCAAAAGCCGATGCAGAGGCCCAGAGCTATCTATACCGTTTGCAGGGCAATCCCGAGGCAGCAGCACGGGTCGAGATGACATGGTCGACCGAGTTTGCTTTGAGTTTTGCCGCCACTAGTCGAGCAGGACAGATTGGTAAGGTCGATACAGGTCCCAAACCCGTAGAAACTACGAAGCCAGATACCTTTCCGAAACCGGAAAACTGGAAACCGTCGCCGCCTGAAAAAGTCAGCAGCATTGAAGAGCTTTTCGGGCAAACGCTTGAAAGTATCAAACTGTCACACCTTCCCAATTGGAAGACCGGCTCGCTCAAAAACGACGGCGAGCTGGGTGAGCAACTGGCCTTGCAAACACTCAACGAGAAAACCGGCCTCAATTTCAAACCTCTTCAAAACGGTAGCAACCACGGTTGCGATGGCTGCGCGGTGGCGATCAATGGCGATACGATTACCGTAGTTGTGATGGATGCGAAGTCCTCGGTGAATGGGGTGGGTGGGGCAAAAGCTCCTCTGGGGGATCCGGGGACGCGATTGGAAGGGTGGCTGCGTAATAAATCAATTGCCGACTCTGATCCTGCTTTACGGGATGCTTTGCAAGCGGCGTTGGATTCAGGAAAAGCCAAGGTTCAAGGTGTAACAGTCAAAGTCGGTGTTCCCGCCCCCGGCAAAACAGGTGTAGCAGAATTTAAGGTGGAACCATGGGTCAAGAAGTAA
- a CDS encoding polysaccharide lyase family 7 protein has product MVIAFRGKPTDSDSQKIALSSKVRLNQDFSYEVHLAKNGTLTIGLIEPGGAIKRWQGKLNTAWKSHQLYFKAGIYTLENSGYETEAGGATFKQLKIEHR; this is encoded by the coding sequence GTGGTGATCGCCTTTCGCGGCAAACCCACCGATAGCGACTCACAAAAGATCGCACTTTCCAGCAAGGTCAGGCTGAACCAGGACTTCAGCTACGAAGTGCACCTGGCCAAAAACGGCACCCTGACCATCGGCTTGATAGAGCCCGGCGGAGCGATCAAACGCTGGCAGGGAAAGCTCAACACGGCATGGAAAAGCCACCAGCTGTATTTCAAAGCCGGCATCTACACCCTGGAAAACAGCGGCTACGAAACCGAAGCAGGCGGCGCGACGTTCAAGCAATTGAAAATTGAACATCGATAA